The proteins below are encoded in one region of Fervidicoccaceae archaeon:
- a CDS encoding DUF359 domain-containing protein encodes MTKRVVLLALPESLRRELKRPLGPLVEGGAREVLAEESPALVAVGDVTARECSLVALERLILAVIDGRVERSAAPPELGSAISKLEVVSEVANPPGHLNVVELEFVLERALGRGARRGALLVVEGEEDLAPLAILCSRSTRLLGGALLMYGQPGEGAVVLPTSATWRAAACDLLSLMEVAAASRSVESA; translated from the coding sequence GTGACTAAACGAGTGGTCCTGCTGGCTCTGCCCGAGAGCCTCAGGAGAGAGCTCAAGAGACCTCTCGGTCCTCTCGTCGAGGGAGGAGCGAGAGAGGTCCTCGCCGAGGAGTCCCCGGCTCTCGTGGCGGTGGGGGATGTTACTGCGAGAGAGTGCTCCCTGGTCGCGCTGGAGAGGCTGATCCTCGCGGTGATCGATGGCAGAGTGGAGCGCTCGGCGGCCCCCCCGGAGCTCGGCTCGGCGATATCGAAGCTCGAGGTCGTCTCCGAGGTCGCCAATCCCCCCGGCCATCTCAATGTCGTCGAGCTGGAGTTCGTCCTCGAGCGCGCGCTAGGTCGAGGAGCAAGGAGAGGGGCTTTACTCGTGGTGGAAGGCGAGGAGGACCTCGCGCCCCTCGCGATCTTGTGCTCGCGCTCGACTCGACTCCTCGGCGGAGCCTTGCTGATGTACGGGCAGCCAGGCGAGGGGGCGGTGGTCTTACCGACGAGTGCGACGTGGAGGGCCGCGGCCTGCGATCTCTTGTCGCTCATGGAGGTCGCAGCAGCCTCTAGGTCTGTGGAGTCGGCTTGA
- a CDS encoding hydrogenase maturation protease has protein sequence MRVLIAGVGNELRRDDGLGSAVVRAPAERRLPDDVEVLDADTNLYDVFLKILGGSYGAVIFVDAVTPARSPAR, from the coding sequence TTGAGGGTCCTAATAGCGGGAGTGGGAAACGAGCTCAGGAGAGACGATGGGCTCGGATCCGCTGTGGTTAGGGCTCCGGCGGAGAGAAGGCTCCCGGACGACGTCGAGGTGCTGGACGCGGACACGAATCTCTACGACGTCTTCCTCAAGATCCTCGGAGGATCCTACGGCGCGGTGATCTTCGTGGACGCGGTGACGCCGGCGAGGAGTCCGGCACGCTAA
- the spt4 gene encoding transcription elongation factor subunit Spt4 → MKACTRCKLLVEPEVEVCPNCGGKTFTTEWEGVVIVLDAERSEVARILDVKKPGRYALKIR, encoded by the coding sequence ATGAAAGCTTGCACTAGGTGCAAGCTGTTGGTGGAGCCGGAGGTGGAGGTCTGCCCCAACTGCGGCGGCAAGACCTTCACGACGGAGTGGGAGGGCGTAGTCATTGTTTTGGACGCCGAGAGGTCCGAGGTAGCGAGGATCCTCGACGTGAAGAAGCCCGGGAGATATGCGCTGAAGATCAGGTGA
- a CDS encoding DNA-directed RNA polymerase, producing the protein MYYVVKLRDVVRIPPHRLLDPLEQVALETLNQKYIGLVDRELGVVIGVYDVQVEPMGRILPGDGGSYHAVEAMLLCYKPVLHEVVEGPVVDVKDFGIFVRLGPVDGFVHKSQISDEYVEYDPSRPGFIIKKLNETIEVGDTVRARVVGVSASSEREGLRVQLTMRQPYLGKRR; encoded by the coding sequence ATGTATTATGTCGTTAAGCTAAGGGACGTGGTGAGAATACCTCCCCACAGGCTGCTCGATCCGCTGGAGCAAGTGGCCCTCGAGACCCTAAATCAAAAATACATAGGGCTCGTCGACCGCGAGCTCGGCGTGGTGATCGGCGTCTACGACGTCCAGGTGGAACCTATGGGCAGGATCCTCCCGGGAGACGGCGGCAGCTACCACGCCGTCGAGGCCATGCTTCTGTGCTATAAGCCGGTCCTCCACGAGGTCGTGGAGGGCCCCGTAGTCGACGTCAAGGACTTCGGGATCTTCGTTAGGTTGGGACCCGTCGACGGCTTCGTGCACAAGTCTCAAATATCCGACGAGTACGTCGAGTACGATCCCTCGCGCCCGGGCTTCATAATTAAGAAGCTCAATGAGACCATCGAGGTGGGAGACACCGTGAGGGCCAGAGTCGTTGGCGTGAGCGCTAGCAGCGAGCGCGAGGGGCTGAGAGTGCAACTCACCATGAGGCAGCCATACTTAGGGAAGAGAAGGTGA